In Halogranum gelatinilyticum, the DNA window TTCTCCTGCATCTTCCGGTAACTCTGCTTGCTGAGGCGCACGAGTGCCACCACGTCACGGGGGTCGTTCTCCACGAGGACGACGTCCGCAGACTCCACCGCGACGTCGGTGCCGGAGCCGATGGCGATACCCACGTCCGCACGCGTCAGTGCCGGTGCGTCGTTCACGCCGTCACCGACCATCGCCACCAGTCGACCCGCCCGCTGGAGTTCGACGATTTTCTTGTCCTTGTCTTCGGGCAACACCTCGGCGAAGTAGGTGTCGATACCGAGGTCTTCGGCGACCGCACGAGCGACAGCCTCTGAGTCACCGGTCAGCATCGCCACCTCGATGCCCATCGCGTGAAGCGCGTCGATGGCCTCGCGGCTCTCCTCGCGGACGACGTCGGCGAGGGCGACGGCACCGACCACCTGTTCCCCGTGGACGAGGTAGACGACACCGCGCCCGAGCGACCCCATCTCTTGGGCGAACGATTCGATGCCCTCGCTACGGTCGAGAGCCAGTTCACGGAGGAGGTTCGGCCCACCGACGTACACCTTCTCTTCGGTGCTCCCTTCACCGCCGACCAGTGCCGTGTCCACCTCGACCGTCGCGCGGACACCGCGGCCCTCCAGTGCCTCGAATTCGGTCGCGGTAGGTACGTTGAGGGCTCGCTCCTCCGCGTGTTCGCGGATGGCTGCGGCAATCATGTGTTCGGAGTCGCCCTCGGCAGCGGCCATCAGCCGGAGGACGTCGTCCTCGTTCCATCTATCTATCGTCGCTACCTCGACGACCCCCTGTTCCCCCTTCGTGAGCGTCCCAGTCTTGTCGAAGACAACCATGTCGAGGTTACGGGCCTCTTCCATCGCGATGCGGTCGCGGACGAGCATCCCGTTGCGGGCGGCCAGCGAGGTATTGATGGCGACAACCAGCGGGACGGCCAGCCCGAGCGCGTGTGGACACGCGATGACGAGGACGGCGACCACCCGTTCGACCACGGTAAGTCCGAACCCGACGGCGACCGTCCATGTGACAGCCGTGACGACCGCGGCCCCGAGCGCTCCGTAGAACAGCCACCCGGCCGCGCGGTCGGCGAGTACCTGTGTCCGTGATCGGCTCTGCTGGGCCTCCTCGACGAGACGCATGATACCCGAGAGAGTCGTCTCCTCGCCCGTTGCGGTTACCCTGATCCGGAGACTCCCGCTCCGGTTGGTCGTCCCGCCGATGACCTCGTCGCCCGGTGTCTTCTCGACGGGCGCGGACTCTCCGGTGACCATCGACTCGTTGACCTTCGACTCGCCCTCCGCAACGACGCCGTCGGCGGGGACGTTCGCCCCCGGCCGGACGAGAACGAGATCGCCCTCGACGAGGTCAGCCACTGCAACCTCCTCCGTTTCGCCTGATTCGGTGACTCGCTCTGCGGTGTCCGGCATCAGGTCGGCCAGTTCGTCGAGCGCGCCCGACGCCCGCCGGACGCTTCGCATCTCGACCCAGTGGCCCAGCAGGAAGATGACGATGAGCGTGACCAGTTCCCAGAAGAACGGTTCACCGATACCAGAGACGACGACGGCGATGCTGTAGACGAACGAGACAGTGATTGCCAGCGAGATGAGCAGCATCATTCCGGGTTCGCGGTTGCGTACCTCGACGGCACCCATCCGCAGGAACGGGACACCCCCGTAGGCGAAGACGAGGACGCCGAAGACGGGAGCGATGAACCCGCTCCCGGGGAACGAGATCGCGCTGAAGCCGAGCCACGACTGGAGGGACGCGCTGTAGTAGAGGACTGGAATCGCCAGCGCGAGGCTGACGAAGAATCGACGTCTGAACATCGCCTCGTGGTCGGAGTGGTCGACCATCGCGCCGTGGTCGTGCCCCCCATCGTGGCCGTGTTCCTCGTCGGTATCAGCCGTGCTGTGGGCGGCGTGTAGTGCCCGCTCGGCACCCGTTCCGTCGCGTGTCGGGCGGTAGCACTCACACACCCGGCACCCCGGACACGCGTGGTCCGTGCGCCGCTCGCGGTGGGCGTGGGTGGCGTGTTCGGCGTCGTCGTGAGCTGCCCGATGGTCGGCCATCGGCGTCACTCCGACTCGCCGAGCCGTTGACGGCGGCGTTCGAACTCTTCATCCGAGATGTCGCCGCGAGCGTACGCGATTCGGAGTTCTTCGAGCGCGGGGTCAGTTGACTCGTCGACCACCCCGGACAGACTCCGGTAGAACAGGTAGCCGAGTCCCCCGATGAGGACCAGCGGTATGACCCACATCATGACCCACACCCACGACCCGCCGCCAACGCCCCACATCCCAGTGTCGGCCATGTGGCCCCAGCCCCACATCCCCATCATTGGCATCATGAATGCCATGCTGAGGATCGGGAGGAGGATGATGGCTGCGACGACGAGCAGGAGCGTTCTGGTGAGAGTTTCGTTCTGTGTCATGGTCTGGTATTGGAAACGTGTGTTTGTCGGCAGTGCTCAGGTACTGGACGTCCAGTCAGGCGAATGCCTCGTACCCTGCGTCTTCGACGGCGGCCACGAGGACGGCGACGTCCGCGTCACCATCGATTGCTGCCGTCCCTGCGGACCGGTCGACGGATACCGTGGTCACACCGGGTACGTCCTCGGTGGCCTCGGCGACGGTTCGCTTGCAGTGTCCACCGGATATGCCTTCGATGTTCAGGGTGGTCGACATACAGGTAGAAGTACGTCGGGGAACACTTTGCCTATTTCCCCACCATACCCAAAGCCGTAGAGTCGAGAGAAGAGCGGCACTACTGGAAAGTTATGTGCCCAATGACGGGGTAGGGCATCGGATTCAAGAGTGGTGTAGATGGCGATACCAAAGTCTCTCCGTGAGAGTAGCGAGGTGAACCCGTTGCCGGTACTGCGCACCCGTCTCGTGTACTGATAGCAGTCGCTCGCTGTCGCGAGCGACAGAGAATCATGGACTCGCCGGGATTTGAACTACGTGAAGACGGTCCTGCTCGTCTCGCTACGCTCGACTGCGCGGGCTGCGACTTCTCTACTTCAAATCCCGCCTCGTGTCGGCGAATTCGCGACGCAGACTCCTCGCTATCGCTCACGGCTTCGCCGTTCGCTTTCGAGGTCGCTATGCGACCTCGCACCGCTCGTCGTGTAGCGTCGCGAAAATCGTGATGGACTCGCCGGGATTTGAACCCGGGGCCTCTCCCATGCCAAGGGAGTGATCTACCCCTGATCTACGAGCCCTCGAACGCACTCCTGTCTTCTTGGGATGTATTAATAAGGGCTTCGACTTCCGCAGTGGCGAGCGAGTCGCTCACACGCACGAAACCGCGGGACTGCGAGCCGACGGCGCGTCGGTGGGGACGCCGCCGTATCACGTCGATTTTCGACCACAGAGTGCGCGTTCAGCGGGTCGAAAGCCCCGAAAAGCCGAGAATGCTAACGATTTTACTACCTCAGAAACGACTGTGAGCCATGAGCGAAGAATCTGGGCGTCGGAACCTTCGCATGCCCGACGACGACGAACTGTTCGCGGTCGTCACGAATATGCAGGGGCACGGCCGCGTCACGCTCCGCTGTAACGACGGGAAAGAGCGGATGGGTCGCATCCCCGGCCGGATGCGGAAGCGTATCTGGATCCGCGAAGACGACATCGTCCTCTGCGAACCGTGGGACTGGCAGGACGAGAAAGCCGACGTCACCTGGCGCTACGAGAAGTCCGAGGCCGACCAGCTCCGCCGCGAAGGTCACATCAACGTCTGAGATGTCGCTCCTTTTCGCTCTCTTACCCCGCCCGTGACAGCCTCGCAGCGTTGACAGATTTATAACCCGAAGCGGTCATCTATGGGCATGGTCGACGCACAAGCCCTCCTCGACTCCAAACTCGCGCACGTCATCGCCATCGTCCTCGGTCTCGTCGGCGTCGCGGCGTTCGTCACCACCTCCGCGGCGACGAGCTTCTGGTTCTGGATCTTCTACGGTCTCGCGTGGCTGACCTTCTTGGACCTCTTCGACGACGACGAGGCGTTCTGGAGCCTCTTCCGCGACGACTCGGACTCCGAGAAAGCGTCCGAACCCGAACCCGTCGCCGAGGTCCCCGGTGAAGACCCCCTCGAAACGCTGAAACGCCGCTACGCCGAGGGCGAGATCGACGACGACGAGTTCGACGACCGGCTGGACCGACTCGTCGGGACGCCGGATACGCTGAAGGAGTTAGAGGCGGAGCGGAGTCGGAGCTAAACCCCTGCATCTCCGTCTCGCGGATGGGTCTCCTGACACAGACTCTTCGCTATCGCTCACGGCTCCGCTGTTCGCTTTCGAGGTCGTAAGTGACCTTGCACCGCTCGTCATGCAATGTCGAGAAAACGTGGGTGGACTCGCCGGGACTCCCGCGAGCGAACGGAGTGAGCGAGGGGGAGTAAGGCGAGGCCACTGAACGAGTTGAGCGCAGCGAAACGAAGTGAAGTGGACTCGCCGGGATTTGAACCACGGTCGCTCCCGTTCGCTCGCTTGCGCTTGCTCACCTCTCGCTCCCTGATTCAAATCCCGTCTCGTGTCGGCGAATTCGCCGACACAGACACCTCGCTATCGCTCGTCGTGTTGTGTCGGCAGAATTCTAGTGGACTCGCCGGGATTTGAACCCGGGGCCTTTCCCCTGCCAAGGGAACGATCTACCACTGATCTACGAGCCCTCGTCGTTGACAAGCCCCCGGTACCTAAAGGACGCTTCGGTTTGGCTGCCCGAGAAGTCGAAACCGTTTAATCCGTGAGTCGGGCACAGATAGATGGGAACAGCGCAGCCGCAAATCTGACTCGCCCGTTTGGGCTTGGGATTGCGGTAGTGCTCCCGAGAGCCGTCACTGGCGGCTCTCGGACACGCTATCCTGCGGTCTGTGCGTTCCAACTCAATACAATGGCACGAATGCACACCCGCCGCCGTGGCTCGTCCTCTTCGGACAAGCCGGTGGCAGACGAAGCCCCCGAGTGGAGCGACGTCGACGCCGAAGACGTCGAAGCACGCGTCGTCGAACTGGCAGAGCAGGGTCACGACCCCGCGGTCATTGGCCTGAAGCTTCGCGACGAAGGCGTGAAGGGCACGCCCGTCCCGAACGTCAAGCTCGCGACCGGCAAGAAGGTCACCGAGATCCTCGAAGAGAACGATGCCG includes these proteins:
- a CDS encoding heavy metal translocating P-type ATPase, giving the protein MADHRAAHDDAEHATHAHRERRTDHACPGCRVCECYRPTRDGTGAERALHAAHSTADTDEEHGHDGGHDHGAMVDHSDHEAMFRRRFFVSLALAIPVLYYSASLQSWLGFSAISFPGSGFIAPVFGVLVFAYGGVPFLRMGAVEVRNREPGMMLLISLAITVSFVYSIAVVVSGIGEPFFWELVTLIVIFLLGHWVEMRSVRRASGALDELADLMPDTAERVTESGETEEVAVADLVEGDLVLVRPGANVPADGVVAEGESKVNESMVTGESAPVEKTPGDEVIGGTTNRSGSLRIRVTATGEETTLSGIMRLVEEAQQSRSRTQVLADRAAGWLFYGALGAAVVTAVTWTVAVGFGLTVVERVVAVLVIACPHALGLAVPLVVAINTSLAARNGMLVRDRIAMEEARNLDMVVFDKTGTLTKGEQGVVEVATIDRWNEDDVLRLMAAAEGDSEHMIAAAIREHAEERALNVPTATEFEALEGRGVRATVEVDTALVGGEGSTEEKVYVGGPNLLRELALDRSEGIESFAQEMGSLGRGVVYLVHGEQVVGAVALADVVREESREAIDALHAMGIEVAMLTGDSEAVARAVAEDLGIDTYFAEVLPEDKDKKIVELQRAGRLVAMVGDGVNDAPALTRADVGIAIGSGTDVAVESADVVLVENDPRDVVALVRLSKQSYRKMQENLVWAAGYNVFAVPLAAGILAPVGILLSPALGAVLMSVSTVIVAVNAQLLRRADIRP
- a CDS encoding heavy-metal-associated domain-containing protein; its protein translation is MSTTLNIEGISGGHCKRTVAEATEDVPGVTTVSVDRSAGTAAIDGDADVAVLVAAVEDAGYEAFA
- a CDS encoding 30S ribosomal protein S15, producing MARMHTRRRGSSSSDKPVADEAPEWSDVDAEDVEARVVELAEQGHDPAVIGLKLRDEGVKGTPVPNVKLATGKKVTEILEENDAAPELPEDLRNLMERAIRLREHVEENGQDAQNKRALQNTESKIRRLVNYYRGDKLDEDFRYTYQNARELLE
- a CDS encoding SHOCT domain-containing protein — translated: MTQNETLTRTLLLVVAAIILLPILSMAFMMPMMGMWGWGHMADTGMWGVGGGSWVWVMMWVIPLVLIGGLGYLFYRSLSGVVDESTDPALEELRIAYARGDISDEEFERRRQRLGESE
- a CDS encoding SHOCT domain-containing protein, translated to MVDAQALLDSKLAHVIAIVLGLVGVAAFVTTSAATSFWFWIFYGLAWLTFLDLFDDDEAFWSLFRDDSDSEKASEPEPVAEVPGEDPLETLKRRYAEGEIDDDEFDDRLDRLVGTPDTLKELEAERSRS
- the eif1A gene encoding translation initiation factor eIF-1A; protein product: MSEESGRRNLRMPDDDELFAVVTNMQGHGRVTLRCNDGKERMGRIPGRMRKRIWIREDDIVLCEPWDWQDEKADVTWRYEKSEADQLRREGHINV